The nucleotide window TAGTATACTTCCTTACATAGAAAAAATCGGCTAATAGCCGATTTTTTCTTTAAGTCATATTACCACCAGATAATTGTTGTAAATGCCAGGATTGTTACAGCACCTATAACGACTCCAGAATAAAGGAACAATGCTGGTGCTTCATGTCCTTTGTGGCTCATGTGCATGAAATAGTATAGCTGGAAGATTACCTGGATCACAGCAAGGAGAAGAATGAATGGGACTGTAAACCAGCCTGAAAATCCTTCATATCCTACTGCAACGAAAGCAACAAGAGTCAAGAAAATCATCAATGCAAAGGAAACGATTTGGTATCTCATCTCTTCGGCGCTTTTCTTGCGACGATATTCGACGTCTACTCTTGGGTTACCTGAACTTGGTTGTTGATTAGCCATCAGTTTATCCCACCATTCCCATTAGATATACAACCGTGAAGATGAATACCCATACAACATCGATGAAGTGCCAGTAAAGGCTGGCAACATAAAATTTTGGAGCGTTGTAAAGGTTCAATCCACGCTTGGAGTTGCGGACCATCAGTGTTATGATCCAAGCCAAACCAAATGCAACGTGACCACCATGGAAGCCAACTAAAGTATAGAAGGCTGAGCCAAAAGCACTGCTAGTGAATGTGTGCCCGAATTCATGAACATAGTGATTGAACTCATAAATCTCAAGAGCAAGGAAAGCTGCGCCAAGTGCAACTGTCAAACCGAGCCATAGCTGCATCTTCTTAAAGTTAAAGTTCTTCATATGGTACATAGCATATACACTTGTCAAAGAACTTGTTAAAAGGAGCATTGTCGCTGCAAAAGCAAGCGGTATTTCAAAGATATCCTTGGCAAGTGCATGGTCAGCACTAGGAACCTTATCTTTCAATGCAAGATAAGTAGCGAACAGAGTCGCAAACAGTACTGTCTCTCCCCCAAGGAAGAACCAGAAGCCTAAAAACTTGTTCTTTGCTTCGAGGGTTGCTTTTTCAGGCTCCGCAGGCCATGTTTCATAAGTGAATTTTTCTTCAGCTTGCATTATGCCTTTGCCCCCTTATCATGATCATCGTCCATTAAGTCTTCTTTATGAATATGGAATCCATGATCATCTTTAATTGAACGTACGAACATTGAACCTAAAGTGATAGCCATTCCTAAAATTAAGACTGGTAGTCCCCATGCGTAGTCTGCACGGTACATCGCACCAAATGCAGCAACGAATAGGCCAAATGAGATAACGAATGGAATGAAAGAGTTATTCGGCATATGGATATCGCCCAGTGGTTCTGCAGGCGTCATTTCCTTCTTGCCTTCCATTTTCTCCAGCCAGTAAGCATCCAGTCCGCGTACAAGTGGAAGCTGCTTGAAGTTGTAGAATGGCGGCGGAGATGCAATCGACCATTCTAATGTACGGCCATCGCCCCATGGATCATTTCCGACTTTTTCGTTTTTAACTTGTGTCATGATTACGTTAATTAGTAGAACGATTGTAGCAACCGCCATAAAGATAGCACCGATAGAACTGATCAAGTTTCCTAATGCAAGTCCCTGTCCAGGCAAGAATGTGAAGATACGACGTGGCATCCCCATTAATCCTAGGAAGTGCTGGATGAAGAACGTCAGGTGGAAACCAATCAGGAATAACCAGAAAGTGACTTTACCCAATGTTTCGTTCAGCATTGTACCAAACATTTTTGACCAATATAAGTGTGCACCTGCAAATAGAGCAAATACAACACCACCAACGATAACGTAGTGGAAGTGAGCGACAACGAAATAGCTGTCGTGGTACTGATAGTCAGCCGCAGCTGAAGCCAGCATGACCCCAGTTACACCGCCGGCAACGAATGACGGGATGAAGGCTACTGCCCAGAGCATCGGAGTCGTAAACTTGATGCTTCCTCCCCACATCGTGAACATCCAGTTAAAGATCTTGATACCTGTTGGAACGGCAATTGCCATTGTCGCTACTGCGAAAATCGCGTTAGCAATCGGACCAAGACCTGTAGTGAACATATGGTGAGCCCATACCATGAATCCAAGGAAACCGATCAATACAGTCGCGAATACCATGGATGAGTAACCGAAAAGGCGTTTTCTAGAGAATATTGCAAAAATCTCCGAGAAAATACCGAAAGCCGGCAAAATCAAAATATAAACTTCCGGGTGACCAAAGATCCAGAAAAGGTGTTCCCAGATGATTGTATTACCACCATTTGCTACATCAAAGAAATTAGAACCAAACATACGGTCAAAAATCATTAAGAACAGACCAACAGTCAATGGAGGGAAAGCGAACAAGATAAGTGCAGATGTTACGAATGTTGCCCAAGTGAACATCGGCATTCTCATATAAGTCATTCCCGGGGCACGCATGTTAATGATCGTTACGAGGAAGTTAATCCCCCCGATTAGTGTACCCGCACCAGAAATCTGCAATCCAAGTGCATAAAAATCGATACCGTGTGTTTCAGACGCCATTGCAAGAGAAGCATATGAAGTCCATCCAGCATCTGGAGCTCCACCAAGGAACCAAGAAAGGTTCAGGAATACTCCACCAAAGAAGAATAACCAAAATCCTAAAGAGTTCAAGAATGGGAACGCTACGTCACGCGCACCAATCTGGAGCGGCATAACAGCATTCATGAATGCAAATACAAGCGGCATTGCTGCAAGGAATATCATCGTTGTTCCATGCATTGTCAAAATTTCATTATAGAAACCTGCGCTTACAAAATCATTATTAGGTACAGCTAGCTGAATACGGATGAACATAGCTTCAAGTCCGCCTAGGATGAAGAAGAATCCGCCAGCAATTAGATAAAGGATTGCGATTTTTTTATGGTCAACCGTTGTCAGGTA belongs to Mesobacillus subterraneus and includes:
- a CDS encoding cytochrome c oxidase subunit I produces the protein MSTYAQKKGFGATLWDYLTTVDHKKIAILYLIAGGFFFILGGLEAMFIRIQLAVPNNDFVSAGFYNEILTMHGTTMIFLAAMPLVFAFMNAVMPLQIGARDVAFPFLNSLGFWLFFFGGVFLNLSWFLGGAPDAGWTSYASLAMASETHGIDFYALGLQISGAGTLIGGINFLVTIINMRAPGMTYMRMPMFTWATFVTSALILFAFPPLTVGLFLMIFDRMFGSNFFDVANGGNTIIWEHLFWIFGHPEVYILILPAFGIFSEIFAIFSRKRLFGYSSMVFATVLIGFLGFMVWAHHMFTTGLGPIANAIFAVATMAIAVPTGIKIFNWMFTMWGGSIKFTTPMLWAVAFIPSFVAGGVTGVMLASAAADYQYHDSYFVVAHFHYVIVGGVVFALFAGAHLYWSKMFGTMLNETLGKVTFWLFLIGFHLTFFIQHFLGLMGMPRRIFTFLPGQGLALGNLISSIGAIFMAVATIVLLINVIMTQVKNEKVGNDPWGDGRTLEWSIASPPPFYNFKQLPLVRGLDAYWLEKMEGKKEMTPAEPLGDIHMPNNSFIPFVISFGLFVAAFGAMYRADYAWGLPVLILGMAITLGSMFVRSIKDDHGFHIHKEDLMDDDHDKGAKA
- the ctaF gene encoding cytochrome c oxidase subunit IVB, whose amino-acid sequence is MANQQPSSGNPRVDVEYRRKKSAEEMRYQIVSFALMIFLTLVAFVAVGYEGFSGWFTVPFILLLAVIQVIFQLYYFMHMSHKGHEAPALFLYSGVVIGAVTILAFTTIIWW
- a CDS encoding cytochrome (ubi)quinol oxidase subunit III — its product is MQAEEKFTYETWPAEPEKATLEAKNKFLGFWFFLGGETVLFATLFATYLALKDKVPSADHALAKDIFEIPLAFAATMLLLTSSLTSVYAMYHMKNFNFKKMQLWLGLTVALGAAFLALEIYEFNHYVHEFGHTFTSSAFGSAFYTLVGFHGGHVAFGLAWIITLMVRNSKRGLNLYNAPKFYVASLYWHFIDVVWVFIFTVVYLMGMVG